The Caulifigura coniformis genome includes a region encoding these proteins:
- a CDS encoding putative sugar nucleotidyl transferase — protein sequence MERLVFFEDAAAENFRPLTWLRPVFELRCGHYTVRERMLAAFPKAEWGVSIRPDLAEVYAEEHPAAHVNKERWLAAGPALLVNGRWIGDPAFLASLTPGEAVICDGVVAAIRVDAEEAAVLSSVPDWTNAITRLANSRDAVTRPGRLLEYPWHLIEANPTQLTSDFRARRRGPTKANLNAQVAIQGRDADVFIDPSAEVDPFVVLDARSGPIWIDAGAKLQPFTRLEGPCYVGPGSQLFRANVREGTTIGPVCRVGGEIEESILHGYANKYHDGFLGHSYVCPWVNLGALSTNSDLKNDYSAVKVPLWGEPIDSGSTKVGCFIGDHSKTAICSLFNTGTSVGVMSMVLPGGELLPKHIPSCSRYWHGTIEELPAFDAALETARIAMSRRNCILSPAGERLLRRVLHLTAEEREVASHRSQMIQQRLVLR from the coding sequence ATGGAGCGACTGGTCTTTTTCGAGGACGCAGCGGCGGAAAATTTCCGACCGCTGACGTGGCTGCGTCCCGTCTTTGAACTCCGCTGCGGGCACTACACCGTTCGCGAGCGAATGCTGGCTGCGTTTCCGAAGGCCGAGTGGGGCGTCTCGATCCGTCCCGACTTGGCCGAGGTCTATGCCGAAGAGCATCCCGCCGCGCATGTGAACAAGGAACGATGGCTGGCGGCGGGGCCTGCACTGCTGGTGAACGGCCGATGGATCGGTGACCCCGCGTTCCTGGCGTCGCTCACCCCGGGAGAGGCGGTCATCTGCGACGGCGTGGTGGCCGCCATTCGCGTGGATGCGGAAGAGGCCGCTGTGTTGTCGTCGGTTCCCGACTGGACGAACGCGATCACCCGCCTGGCAAACTCGCGGGACGCAGTCACGCGTCCGGGGCGCCTGCTGGAGTATCCGTGGCATTTGATTGAAGCGAATCCGACGCAGCTGACCAGTGATTTCCGCGCCCGCCGTCGCGGGCCGACCAAAGCCAACCTGAATGCCCAGGTGGCTATCCAGGGACGCGACGCCGATGTGTTCATCGATCCCTCGGCAGAGGTTGATCCCTTCGTCGTGCTCGATGCGCGGTCGGGGCCGATCTGGATCGATGCCGGGGCAAAACTGCAGCCGTTCACCCGCCTGGAAGGTCCCTGCTATGTCGGGCCGGGAAGCCAGCTGTTCCGCGCGAACGTTCGTGAAGGAACCACCATTGGACCGGTCTGCCGGGTCGGCGGGGAGATCGAGGAGAGCATCCTCCACGGATACGCCAACAAGTATCACGACGGGTTCCTCGGCCACAGCTACGTCTGTCCCTGGGTGAACCTGGGGGCGCTGTCGACCAACAGCGACCTCAAGAACGACTATTCGGCCGTCAAGGTTCCGCTGTGGGGCGAGCCGATCGACAGCGGGTCGACAAAAGTCGGCTGCTTCATCGGCGACCACTCGAAGACGGCGATCTGCAGCCTGTTCAACACCGGCACTTCGGTCGGCGTCATGAGCATGGTTCTCCCCGGTGGAGAACTCCTGCCGAAGCACATCCCGAGTTGCAGCCGCTACTGGCACGGCACGATCGAGGAACTGCCTGCGTTCGACGCGGCTCTCGAAACGGCCCGTATCGCGATGTCGCGACGGAACTGCATTCTCTCACCCGCCGGGGAGCGACTGCTGCGCCGCGTGCTGCATCTCACGGCCGAAGAACGCGAGGTCGCCAGCCACCGCTCCCAGATGATCCAGCAGCGACTGGTCCTGCGATAG
- a CDS encoding ferrochelatase has product MSYDSILVVSFGGPEGPDDVIPFLENVLRGRNVPRERMLEVAEHYQHFGGVSPINAQNRALIAALRPELDAHGIDLPIYFGNRNWHPLLPDTLAEMARHGRRKTLAFVTSGQSSYSGCRQYRENIAAAQQVVGDDAPVIDKLRVFYNHPDYIAAEVERVEHEIAKFDAADRDQIHLLCTAHSIPDSMASRCDYVKQLAESTRLIAEAIGFPSDRVQLVYQSRSGRPEDPWLEPDVKDAMTALRQRGVNHVVIAPIGFISDHIEVLFDLDEECVQLADELKMTLHRAGTVGTHSRFISMIRKLIQERLAPGTPREAIGKFGPNWDVCAAGCCPAPQRPGRPEPART; this is encoded by the coding sequence ATGTCCTACGACTCCATCCTCGTCGTCTCCTTTGGCGGCCCCGAAGGTCCGGACGACGTCATTCCGTTCCTGGAAAACGTCCTTCGCGGTCGCAACGTCCCGCGCGAACGCATGCTCGAAGTTGCCGAGCATTACCAGCATTTCGGCGGCGTCAGCCCGATCAACGCCCAGAACCGGGCGCTCATTGCCGCGCTCCGTCCGGAGCTTGACGCGCACGGCATCGACCTGCCGATCTATTTCGGCAACCGCAACTGGCATCCGCTGCTGCCGGACACACTCGCCGAAATGGCCCGGCACGGCCGCCGGAAAACGCTCGCCTTCGTGACGTCAGGCCAGAGTTCCTATTCCGGTTGCCGCCAGTACCGCGAGAACATCGCCGCCGCCCAGCAGGTCGTCGGCGACGACGCCCCCGTCATCGACAAACTCCGCGTCTTCTACAACCACCCGGACTACATCGCCGCCGAGGTCGAACGGGTCGAACACGAGATCGCGAAGTTCGACGCGGCCGACCGCGACCAAATTCACCTGCTCTGCACGGCGCACAGCATCCCCGATTCGATGGCCAGCCGGTGCGATTACGTGAAACAGCTCGCCGAATCGACCCGGCTGATCGCCGAAGCGATCGGGTTCCCGTCCGATCGCGTTCAGCTCGTCTACCAGAGCCGCAGCGGACGGCCGGAAGATCCGTGGCTCGAGCCCGACGTGAAGGACGCGATGACGGCCCTTCGCCAGCGGGGGGTGAACCATGTCGTCATCGCTCCCATCGGCTTCATTTCGGATCACATCGAGGTGCTGTTCGATCTCGATGAAGAGTGCGTCCAACTGGCCGACGAACTGAAGATGACCCTGCACCGAGCTGGCACGGTCGGGACGCATTCCCGTTTCATCAGCATGATCCGCAAGCTCATCCAGGAGCGTCTCGCCCCTGGAACGCCCCGGGAAGCGATTGGAAAGTTCGGTCCGAACTGGGATGTGTGCGCCGCCGGTTGCTGCCCGGCCCCGCAGCGGCCTGGCCGACCGGAGCCAGCCCGGACGTGA
- the hisH gene encoding imidazole glycerol phosphate synthase subunit HisH: MPSTVHIIDYGMGNLRSVQKALEKVGAGAVICRTPAEAAGADSLVLPGVGAFRDAIAELKRHDFVGLIKEHIAADRPFLGICLGLQLLFDVSYEDGEYEGLGIVPGEVVRFESQPGLKIPHMGWNTLTIRKPNPLLDGAGPSPSVYFVHSYYVKPRDPAVIAATAGHGVEFTAMIARGNLFATQFHPEKSQTQGLNLLGNFATLDSPVAR, from the coding sequence ATGCCCTCTACGGTTCACATCATCGACTACGGGATGGGCAACCTCCGCAGCGTGCAGAAGGCGCTCGAAAAGGTCGGCGCCGGGGCGGTCATCTGTCGCACGCCGGCAGAAGCAGCCGGAGCTGATTCGCTGGTTTTGCCCGGCGTCGGCGCATTTCGTGACGCCATCGCCGAACTCAAACGCCACGACTTCGTCGGGCTGATCAAAGAGCACATCGCGGCCGATCGCCCCTTCCTCGGCATCTGTCTGGGCCTGCAGCTCCTTTTCGACGTCAGCTACGAAGACGGCGAGTACGAAGGGCTCGGAATCGTGCCGGGAGAGGTGGTCCGTTTCGAGTCGCAGCCCGGCCTGAAGATCCCGCACATGGGCTGGAACACCCTCACGATCCGGAAGCCCAATCCGCTCCTGGATGGGGCCGGCCCGAGCCCATCGGTCTATTTTGTTCACAGCTACTACGTCAAACCCCGCGATCCGGCCGTCATTGCCGCAACGGCCGGGCACGGTGTCGAGTTCACTGCGATGATCGCCCGCGGCAACCTGTTCGCGACGCAGTTTCACCCGGAGAAGAGCCAGACTCAGGGATTGAACCTGCTCGGCAACTTCGCGACACTGGATTCCCCAGTCGCCCGTTGA
- the mfd gene encoding transcription-repair coupling factor — protein sequence MSDSTEDVPVLALPDLIPRLRRVDAFAAVVRALQRGDSGTIDGAWGSSSALATAALAAALPRTADAGETLLVVTPRISDVDDVVADLASYFEEPPEVFPAWETLPQEQSVSDPIFGARLQLLNDVESGHAPRVVVASLPALLQPVPDAAERKLGTRRLVVGESLDLEEFLKWLVDRGFERQSALERPGEFSVHGGILDVFSPGSAEPIRVELFGDDIESIRTFDPETQRKTGELQEAKVTAVSASAGAARPPAGDSSGNGDTNGEERDPSVHVGRAPATAGGQFVESLPAGSWVVLYEPQELIEEGKHYLSRLNNPRGLFSVPAVIEACTRRPSVTIAALSGGSLETTCRLQVESIERFGGPRAEVLKELASIVGREEKVVIACHNEGERERLKELLEQSAPELAPQVRLCLGAVTRGFRLVVERVLVLSDAELFSRVDVRRVARKKKIESRALDTFLDLNEGDLVVHLAHGIGRYRGMQVIEKEGRREEHLSLEFRDNVRIWVPVSLIHLVQKYIGAAKAAPTLSKIGGTAWSKSKERVQQAVSDMASDMLRLQAQRDAMPGFPNPEDSHFQHEFEAAFPYTETPDQLTSIEAVKKDLEKPRPMDRLLCGDVGFGKTEVAMRAAFKVVDSGRQVAVLVPTTVLAEQHYRTFCERMAEFPVRVEVLSRFKSKAEQREVLKQAEEGRVDIVIGTHRLVQKDVRFKDLGLLVVDEEQRFGVEHKERLKHLRLTVDVLTMTATPIPRTLHFSLMGIRDISNLTTPPQDRVPIETRIVRWDGELIRSAIVRELNRGGQAYFVHNRVYDIYEIVDRLQNIIPEAKITVVHGQMDGDELERNMLEFVQGKANVLVATTIIESGLDIPNANTIFIDQSENYGLADMHQLRGRVGRYKHRAYCYLLLDPRKHLSAVAAKRLKTLEEYSELGAGFKIAMRDLEIRGAGNILGTEQSGHITTVGYELYCQLLENAVRGLQHLPARETKHVNIDLPLTAFVPNSYVPPGRQKIDVYRKLFSAASQEELVDVLSEMRDRFGPVPMELEQLARVRELQIHAQTWTIDKVHLEDDGRFAVFHYRKSNEIVELQKRVGRDLRIVDNDRKAYYLLPKRGIEGDELIAVLIRVLTSPPVATPVSRTPPPRRPAPPRRPV from the coding sequence ATGAGTGATTCTACGGAAGATGTGCCGGTCCTGGCGCTGCCGGATCTGATTCCTCGACTCCGCCGCGTTGATGCTTTCGCAGCCGTCGTCCGTGCCCTTCAGCGTGGAGACAGCGGCACGATTGACGGGGCGTGGGGCTCATCGTCCGCGCTCGCCACGGCCGCACTCGCCGCCGCACTCCCGCGCACCGCCGACGCCGGGGAAACCCTGCTCGTCGTCACCCCGAGAATCAGTGACGTCGACGACGTGGTTGCGGATCTCGCTTCCTATTTCGAAGAACCGCCTGAAGTCTTTCCCGCCTGGGAGACTCTCCCTCAGGAACAATCAGTCTCCGACCCGATCTTCGGTGCTCGGCTGCAGCTCCTGAATGACGTCGAATCGGGGCACGCTCCTCGCGTTGTTGTCGCCAGCCTGCCCGCGCTCCTGCAACCCGTTCCCGACGCGGCCGAACGGAAACTGGGAACGCGGCGACTCGTCGTCGGTGAGTCGCTCGACCTGGAAGAGTTCCTCAAGTGGCTCGTCGACCGGGGCTTCGAACGGCAGTCGGCCCTCGAGAGGCCGGGCGAGTTCAGCGTTCACGGCGGAATCCTGGACGTCTTCTCTCCGGGATCGGCAGAACCGATCCGGGTGGAACTCTTCGGCGATGATATTGAATCGATCCGCACGTTTGATCCGGAGACGCAGCGCAAGACTGGGGAACTGCAGGAAGCGAAAGTCACCGCGGTGTCCGCCTCGGCGGGCGCGGCACGCCCCCCCGCCGGCGACTCCTCAGGCAACGGCGACACCAATGGCGAGGAGCGCGATCCGTCCGTCCACGTGGGCCGCGCGCCGGCCACCGCCGGCGGGCAGTTTGTCGAGTCCCTTCCCGCGGGAAGCTGGGTCGTCCTCTACGAACCGCAGGAACTGATTGAGGAAGGGAAGCACTACCTCAGCCGACTGAACAACCCTCGCGGGTTGTTCAGCGTGCCAGCGGTCATCGAGGCGTGCACGCGCCGGCCGAGCGTGACGATCGCCGCCCTCAGCGGCGGCAGCCTGGAGACCACCTGTCGCCTGCAGGTCGAATCGATCGAACGGTTTGGCGGACCGCGGGCGGAAGTGCTCAAGGAACTGGCCAGCATCGTCGGCCGCGAAGAGAAAGTGGTGATCGCCTGCCACAACGAAGGCGAGCGCGAACGTCTCAAGGAACTGCTCGAGCAGTCCGCCCCCGAACTCGCCCCGCAGGTGAGGCTCTGCCTGGGAGCCGTGACGCGCGGTTTCCGGCTGGTCGTCGAGCGGGTGCTGGTTCTCAGCGACGCCGAACTGTTCAGCCGCGTCGACGTCCGCCGCGTCGCCCGCAAGAAAAAGATCGAGAGCCGGGCCCTCGATACGTTCCTCGATCTGAACGAGGGTGACCTCGTCGTCCATCTCGCGCATGGCATCGGCCGCTACCGCGGGATGCAGGTGATCGAGAAGGAAGGACGGCGCGAGGAGCACCTGTCGCTGGAGTTTCGCGACAACGTCCGCATCTGGGTGCCGGTCTCGCTGATTCACCTCGTCCAGAAATACATCGGCGCGGCGAAAGCGGCCCCGACCCTGTCGAAGATCGGCGGGACGGCATGGTCGAAGAGCAAGGAACGCGTCCAGCAGGCAGTATCGGACATGGCGTCCGACATGCTCCGACTGCAGGCCCAGCGGGATGCCATGCCCGGTTTTCCCAACCCGGAAGATTCGCACTTCCAGCATGAATTCGAAGCCGCGTTTCCCTACACGGAAACGCCCGACCAGCTCACGTCGATCGAAGCGGTCAAGAAGGATCTCGAGAAGCCGCGGCCGATGGACCGCCTGCTCTGCGGCGACGTCGGATTCGGAAAGACGGAAGTCGCGATGCGGGCGGCGTTCAAGGTGGTCGATTCCGGCAGGCAGGTCGCCGTGCTCGTGCCGACGACCGTGCTGGCCGAACAGCACTACCGCACGTTCTGCGAGCGGATGGCCGAATTTCCAGTCCGCGTCGAAGTGCTGTCGCGGTTCAAATCGAAGGCCGAACAGCGGGAAGTGCTGAAGCAGGCCGAAGAAGGACGGGTCGACATCGTGATCGGCACCCACCGCCTGGTTCAGAAAGACGTAAGATTCAAAGACTTGGGACTTCTGGTCGTCGACGAGGAACAGCGATTCGGAGTCGAGCACAAGGAGCGGCTGAAGCACCTGCGGCTCACCGTCGACGTCCTGACGATGACGGCCACGCCGATTCCGCGAACGCTCCACTTCTCGCTGATGGGGATTCGCGACATCTCCAACCTGACGACTCCGCCGCAGGATCGCGTCCCCATCGAGACCCGTATCGTGCGCTGGGACGGCGAACTGATCCGCTCCGCGATCGTCCGGGAGTTGAACCGCGGAGGGCAGGCCTACTTCGTCCACAACCGCGTCTACGACATCTACGAGATCGTCGACAGGCTGCAGAACATCATCCCCGAAGCGAAGATCACCGTCGTCCACGGGCAGATGGATGGCGACGAACTCGAACGCAACATGCTCGAGTTCGTGCAGGGGAAAGCGAACGTGCTCGTGGCCACGACGATCATCGAAAGCGGCCTCGATATCCCGAACGCCAACACCATCTTCATCGATCAGTCCGAGAACTACGGACTGGCTGACATGCACCAGCTGCGGGGACGCGTCGGACGTTATAAGCATCGCGCCTACTGCTACCTGCTGCTCGATCCGCGAAAGCATCTGTCGGCCGTCGCGGCCAAGCGTCTCAAAACCCTCGAGGAATACAGCGAACTCGGGGCCGGATTCAAAATCGCGATGCGCGATCTCGAGATCCGCGGAGCGGGCAACATCCTCGGGACGGAGCAGAGCGGCCACATCACGACCGTCGGCTACGAGCTCTACTGCCAGTTGCTTGAGAACGCCGTCCGCGGCCTGCAGCACCTGCCCGCCAGGGAAACGAAGCACGTCAACATCGACCTCCCGCTCACGGCGTTCGTTCCGAATTCCTATGTCCCGCCCGGACGCCAGAAGATCGATGTCTACCGCAAGCTGTTTTCCGCGGCGTCGCAGGAAGAGCTGGTGGATGTGCTGAGTGAAATGCGGGATCGGTTCGGGCCGGTGCCGATGGAACTGGAACAGCTCGCCCGCGTGCGAGAGCTGCAGATTCACGCCCAGACCTGGACCATCGACAAGGTCCATCTCGAGGACGACGGCCGCTTCGCAGTGTTCCACTACCGTAAGTCGAACGAGATCGTGGAACTCCAGAAGCGTGTCGGCCGCGACCTGCGGATCGTCGACAACGACCGGAAGGCGTACTACCTGCTGCCGAAGCGCGGAATCGAAGGAGACGAACTGATCGCGGTGCTGATCAGGGTGCTGACGAGTCCTCCGGTCGCAACTCCGGTGTCGCGGACGCCGCCCCCGCGTCGCCCGGCGCCGCCGCGAAGGCCGGTGTAG
- a CDS encoding alpha/beta hydrolase: MKHCLALVVMLVSAAAGAAEPQVRALWPAEVPGPLPIVDGDERDLTKDTDRPIAGRRIIKLGHVRTPQMHVYLPAKDKANGAAVVIAPGGGFSILAWDLEGTEVAEWLNSLGYAAVVLKYRVPTRTHGETLDATHPVPLVSLGPVMDAQRALSLTRSHAAEWNIDPGRIGILGFSAGGNIAGLTACLTGERVYGPVDDADKAGCEANFAILVYPARLVDETSGQLKPHVKVSEKTPPMFFVMTQDDRVGCENCTALFTALTRAKVPAEIHVFTHGGHGYGLRPTEKPVTHWSEDAAAWMKAMGFDDARMKE, translated from the coding sequence ATGAAGCACTGCCTTGCGCTCGTTGTGATGTTGGTCTCCGCGGCCGCCGGCGCTGCGGAACCCCAGGTCAGGGCGCTCTGGCCCGCTGAGGTCCCGGGGCCACTTCCGATCGTCGATGGAGACGAGCGCGATCTCACAAAGGACACCGACAGGCCCATCGCCGGCAGGCGGATCATCAAGCTCGGTCACGTCCGCACGCCGCAGATGCACGTCTATCTCCCGGCAAAGGACAAGGCGAATGGGGCCGCGGTGGTCATTGCTCCGGGCGGCGGCTTCAGCATTCTCGCCTGGGATCTCGAAGGGACCGAAGTCGCGGAATGGCTCAACTCGCTCGGGTACGCGGCCGTCGTTCTCAAGTACCGGGTGCCGACACGGACGCACGGCGAAACGCTCGATGCGACCCACCCCGTGCCGCTCGTCTCCTTGGGACCGGTGATGGACGCCCAGCGAGCGCTGTCATTGACCCGGTCACACGCCGCCGAATGGAACATCGATCCCGGCCGCATCGGCATCCTGGGATTCTCCGCGGGCGGAAACATCGCGGGGCTGACGGCCTGCCTCACGGGAGAGCGGGTCTATGGCCCGGTCGACGACGCGGACAAGGCGGGCTGCGAGGCAAACTTTGCGATCCTCGTCTACCCGGCCCGTCTCGTGGACGAGACTTCGGGGCAGCTGAAGCCGCATGTCAAGGTGTCGGAGAAGACCCCTCCAATGTTCTTCGTGATGACGCAGGACGATCGCGTCGGCTGTGAGAACTGCACGGCCCTGTTCACCGCGCTCACCCGGGCGAAAGTCCCCGCCGAGATCCATGTCTTCACGCATGGCGGCCACGGCTACGGGCTGCGTCCGACGGAGAAACCCGTGACGCACTGGTCGGAGGACGCCGCCGCGTGGATGAAGGCGATGGGATTTGATGACGCTAGGATGAAAGAGTAA
- a CDS encoding type II toxin-antitoxin system VapC family toxin, producing MATSGAYLLDTNILVHLIRRSIVGVAIESQFGLASSLNRCVISVVTVGEMYALAKKLNWGGTRQSNLAQLLGQVVWVDISHPDILAAYGDLDDVSSRSGRTMGKNDVWIAATAKVSGATLLTTDGDFDHLHVSHLNRIRIDSRSGQPLP from the coding sequence ATGGCCACTTCTGGTGCCTATCTCTTGGACACAAATATTCTCGTCCATTTGATCCGACGGAGCATTGTCGGAGTGGCGATCGAAAGTCAGTTCGGCTTGGCTAGTTCACTCAACCGTTGCGTCATCTCGGTAGTCACAGTCGGTGAAATGTACGCACTTGCGAAGAAGTTGAATTGGGGTGGGACGAGACAGTCGAACTTGGCGCAGTTGCTTGGTCAAGTTGTATGGGTGGATATCAGCCACCCCGACATCCTTGCGGCATATGGCGACTTGGACGACGTCAGTAGCCGCTCAGGTCGTACGATGGGCAAGAACGATGTTTGGATTGCGGCAACCGCAAAGGTGTCTGGAGCTACATTGCTTACCACCGATGGCGACTTTGATCACCTTCACGTAAGTCACCTCAACCGGATTCGAATCGACTCCAGATCAGGCCAGCCTCTTCCGTGA
- a CDS encoding ROK family protein, whose amino-acid sequence MPASESCYLGIDIGGSSIKAGIVTNDGRILQKRHASSALEDGLEAGLANLERISRELVVDAGITWDQVRAIGVAAPGTMDIPAGVVFHPFNLPGWKNLPLRDMVSQRFGKPAVLQNDANAAALGETWLGAGKNAGSLMFWTLGTGVGGGIVLDGKVWEGAHSHAAECGHIIIQEDGGPRSEFGIHGCVELYVGAKALVRRFREAIAAGRSSSLASDDASLTALAISQAAQSGDELSHDLILESAKYLAIGTVNVIHILNPEMVLVGGAMTFGQHTTELGRAFLEALRAEVKKRTFPITGERTVIDYASLGNEAGFIGAAACARIKYPV is encoded by the coding sequence ATGCCAGCGTCGGAATCCTGCTACCTTGGCATCGACATCGGCGGGTCCAGTATCAAGGCCGGAATCGTCACGAATGACGGCCGGATTCTCCAGAAGCGGCATGCCTCCTCGGCGCTGGAAGACGGTCTCGAAGCGGGGCTCGCCAACCTGGAGCGAATTTCCCGCGAGCTCGTCGTCGACGCGGGCATCACCTGGGATCAGGTCCGGGCGATTGGCGTCGCCGCTCCGGGGACGATGGACATCCCGGCTGGCGTCGTCTTCCATCCGTTCAACCTTCCGGGATGGAAGAACCTTCCCCTTCGCGACATGGTCTCGCAGCGGTTCGGCAAGCCGGCGGTCCTGCAGAACGACGCCAATGCGGCGGCCCTCGGTGAAACCTGGCTCGGCGCTGGAAAGAACGCCGGCAGCCTGATGTTCTGGACGCTTGGCACGGGCGTCGGCGGGGGCATCGTACTGGATGGCAAGGTCTGGGAAGGGGCCCATTCGCATGCCGCTGAGTGCGGGCACATCATCATCCAGGAAGATGGCGGACCGCGGTCCGAGTTCGGCATTCACGGCTGCGTGGAGCTGTATGTCGGCGCGAAGGCCCTCGTGAGGCGCTTCCGGGAAGCCATTGCCGCTGGCCGTTCCTCATCTCTCGCCAGTGACGATGCCTCGCTGACGGCTCTGGCGATCTCTCAGGCGGCTCAGTCGGGCGACGAACTCTCCCACGACCTGATCCTCGAATCCGCGAAGTATCTCGCCATCGGCACCGTCAACGTGATTCACATCCTGAATCCGGAGATGGTCCTGGTCGGCGGCGCCATGACGTTCGGCCAGCACACGACGGAGCTTGGCCGGGCCTTCCTGGAGGCGCTGCGGGCCGAGGTGAAGAAACGGACGTTCCCCATCACGGGAGAGCGCACGGTCATCGACTACGCCTCGCTCGGCAACGAAGCGGGATTCATCGGCGCGGCTGCGTGTGCGCGAATCAAGTATCCAGTCTAG
- a CDS encoding carbon-nitrogen hydrolase has product MAGTSSRVRVGLIQRKTSSDPVANREATVQAIIDAAKRGAQIVCTQELFCSLYFCQTEDHACFDLAESIPGPSTEALGKVAKEYGIVIVGSLFERRAPGLYHNTAVVMDADGSLKGMYRKMHIPDDPLFLEKFYFTPGDLGFKAHDTKFGRIGVLVCWDQWYPEGARLTALAGAQILFYPTAIGWHPSEKAEYGKAQHDSWETIQRSHAIANGVFVAVPNRVGHEAGDGGGIEFWGQSFLCGPNGQIMAKASVEKDEILIAECDFSKLDVQRTHWPFLRDRRIDAYGDITRRFIDG; this is encoded by the coding sequence ATGGCAGGCACGTCGTCCCGCGTTCGAGTTGGCTTGATCCAGCGCAAGACTTCCAGCGATCCCGTCGCCAACCGCGAAGCGACCGTCCAGGCGATTATCGACGCCGCGAAACGCGGGGCGCAGATCGTCTGCACCCAGGAACTCTTCTGCTCGCTCTATTTCTGCCAGACGGAAGATCACGCCTGTTTCGACCTCGCGGAATCGATTCCCGGCCCCAGCACGGAGGCGCTCGGGAAGGTCGCGAAGGAGTACGGGATCGTCATCGTCGGTTCGCTGTTCGAACGGCGGGCTCCCGGGCTGTACCACAACACGGCCGTCGTCATGGATGCCGACGGGTCGCTGAAGGGGATGTATCGCAAGATGCATATTCCCGACGATCCGCTGTTCCTGGAGAAGTTCTACTTCACTCCGGGCGACCTCGGATTCAAGGCCCACGATACGAAGTTCGGCCGGATCGGCGTGCTCGTCTGCTGGGACCAGTGGTATCCGGAAGGGGCCCGGCTCACGGCCCTCGCCGGCGCTCAGATCCTGTTCTATCCCACGGCGATCGGCTGGCATCCCTCCGAGAAGGCCGAGTACGGGAAGGCCCAGCACGACTCGTGGGAGACGATCCAGCGCAGCCACGCCATTGCGAATGGCGTGTTCGTCGCCGTGCCCAACCGCGTCGGGCATGAAGCGGGCGACGGCGGAGGCATCGAGTTCTGGGGACAGAGTTTCCTCTGCGGACCGAATGGCCAGATCATGGCCAAGGCGAGCGTGGAGAAGGACGAGATCCTGATCGCGGAATGCGACTTCTCCAAGCTCGACGTGCAGCGAACGCACTGGCCGTTCCTGCGCGACCGCCGTATTGACGCTTACGGCGACATCACCCGGCGTTTCATCGACGGCTGA
- a CDS encoding Fur family transcriptional regulator, with translation MIAEASTHAPLSVDKKAADDVGTLSTKVSPVEKCREFLLTKGLRMTRERSILTEEIFADHEHFDAEQLIQRLAQRTDGKRVSRSTIYRILPLLEEAGMLRKVARQDGRDVYEHDYGYPRHDHMICRKCNRLVEFKNTRVRELVEEIASEHGFRTEAHRLEVYGLCRTCSRPPESRHKKLNLL, from the coding sequence ATGATCGCAGAAGCCTCCACGCACGCCCCACTGTCGGTCGACAAGAAGGCCGCCGACGATGTCGGCACCCTGTCGACGAAAGTCTCCCCTGTCGAGAAATGCCGCGAGTTCCTCCTCACCAAGGGACTGCGGATGACGCGGGAGCGTTCCATCCTGACGGAAGAAATCTTCGCCGACCACGAGCATTTCGACGCCGAGCAGCTGATCCAGCGGCTGGCGCAGCGCACCGACGGCAAGCGGGTCAGCCGGTCGACGATCTATCGCATCCTGCCGCTCCTGGAAGAAGCCGGAATGCTTCGCAAGGTCGCCCGGCAGGACGGCCGCGACGTCTACGAGCATGACTACGGCTACCCGCGGCATGACCACATGATCTGCCGCAAGTGCAACCGGCTGGTCGAATTCAAGAACACCCGCGTCCGGGAACTCGTGGAAGAAATCGCCAGCGAACATGGCTTCCGCACCGAGGCCCATCGTCTCGAGGTCTACGGACTGTGCCGCACCTGCTCGCGGCCTCCGGAGAGCCGGCACAAGAAGCTGAACCTGCTCTGA